A part of Streptomyces sp. NBC_01210 genomic DNA contains:
- the hypB gene encoding hydrogenase nickel incorporation protein HypB, protein MCRVVDLQQAVLAKNDATAHTLRAELAARGTTIVNLLSSPGSGKTALLEGELLLARERGVRVAALTADLATENDAVRLARSGVPVKQVLTDGLCHLEAGMLSRHLDGWLSEDTRLLFVENVGNLVCPASYDLGESVRVVLASVTEGEDKPLKYPTAFGLAHLVVVTKTDIAEAVEFDEAAFRANVAQVNPGVEVLLTSARRGDGVGALLDRATAAADGGPVHAPVMARQEHLHQHEHGTHTHTAAAGAMAQSGS, encoded by the coding sequence ATGTGCCGTGTGGTCGATCTGCAACAGGCGGTCCTCGCCAAGAACGATGCGACCGCGCACACGCTGCGCGCCGAACTTGCCGCCCGCGGCACCACGATCGTCAATCTGCTGTCCAGCCCCGGCAGTGGGAAGACCGCTCTGCTGGAGGGCGAGCTGCTGCTGGCGCGGGAGCGGGGAGTACGGGTCGCGGCCCTGACCGCCGACCTCGCCACCGAGAACGACGCTGTGCGCCTGGCTCGTTCAGGAGTCCCGGTCAAGCAGGTGCTGACCGACGGTCTGTGCCATCTGGAGGCCGGGATGCTGAGCCGGCACCTGGACGGATGGCTGTCCGAGGACACCCGGCTGCTGTTCGTGGAGAACGTCGGCAACCTGGTCTGTCCGGCCTCGTACGACCTCGGTGAGTCCGTGCGGGTTGTGCTCGCCTCTGTGACGGAGGGGGAGGACAAGCCGCTGAAGTACCCCACCGCCTTCGGTCTGGCGCACCTGGTGGTGGTGACCAAGACCGACATCGCAGAGGCGGTCGAGTTCGACGAGGCGGCGTTCCGGGCGAACGTCGCGCAGGTCAACCCGGGGGTGGAAGTGCTGCTGACGTCCGCGCGTCGGGGCGACGGCGTCGGCGCGTTGCTGGACCGGGCGACGGCGGCAGCGGACGGCGGGCCGGTCCACGCGCCCGTCATGGCCCGTCAGGAGCATCTCCATCAGCACGAACACGGTACGCATACCCATACGGCGGCCGCCGGCGCCATGGCGCAGTCCGGCTCGTGA
- a CDS encoding hydrogenase expression protein HypE produces the protein MNAATSTAAQDADAAGAPADDAPPIHILWINAGLSCDGDSVALTAAMQPSIEEIVLGVLPGLPKIAVHWPLIDFECGPVGGADTFIEWFFKGERGEIDPFVLVIEGSVPNESIKQEGYWCGFGDDPQTGQPITTSEWIDRLAPKALAVVAIGTCATYGGIHAMAGNPTGAMGVPDYLGWDWTSKAGIPIVCVPGCPIQPDNFSETLTYLLYQAAGAAPMIPLDDKLRPTWLFGATVHEGCDRAGYYEQGQFADTYDSPKCLVKLGCWGPVVKCNVPKRGWMNGIGGCPNVGGICIACTMPGFPDKFMPFMDEPPGAKVSSTASGAYGAVIRKLRTITARTVDKEPKWRHTGQKLTTGYRPPW, from the coding sequence ATGAATGCAGCCACGTCGACCGCGGCCCAGGACGCGGACGCCGCCGGGGCACCCGCCGATGACGCGCCACCGATCCATATCCTCTGGATCAATGCCGGGCTGAGCTGTGACGGTGACTCGGTAGCCCTGACGGCGGCGATGCAGCCAAGTATCGAGGAGATCGTGCTCGGCGTGCTGCCCGGCCTGCCCAAGATCGCTGTGCACTGGCCCCTGATCGACTTCGAATGTGGGCCGGTCGGGGGCGCGGACACGTTCATCGAATGGTTCTTCAAGGGCGAGCGCGGTGAGATCGACCCCTTCGTCCTGGTGATCGAGGGGTCCGTCCCCAACGAGTCGATCAAGCAGGAAGGCTACTGGTGCGGCTTCGGCGACGATCCCCAAACCGGCCAGCCGATCACCACCAGTGAATGGATCGACCGGCTCGCGCCCAAGGCGCTGGCTGTTGTCGCGATCGGAACGTGTGCCACCTATGGCGGGATCCACGCCATGGCGGGCAACCCGACCGGTGCGATGGGTGTGCCGGACTACCTGGGCTGGGACTGGACGTCCAAGGCCGGCATCCCGATCGTGTGCGTGCCCGGCTGTCCGATCCAGCCCGACAACTTCTCGGAGACCCTGACCTACCTGCTCTACCAGGCGGCGGGCGCCGCTCCGATGATCCCGCTGGACGACAAGCTCCGACCGACGTGGTTGTTCGGCGCCACCGTGCACGAGGGGTGCGATCGCGCGGGCTACTACGAACAGGGACAGTTCGCCGACACCTACGACTCGCCCAAGTGCCTCGTCAAGCTCGGCTGCTGGGGCCCGGTCGTCAAGTGCAACGTGCCCAAGCGGGGCTGGATGAACGGAATCGGCGGCTGTCCGAACGTCGGAGGCATCTGCATCGCCTGCACCATGCCGGGGTTCCCGGACAAGTTCATGCCGTTCATGGACGAACCGCCCGGCGCGAAGGTGTCCAGCACCGCCAGCGGAGCGTACGGCGCGGTGATCCGCAAGCTGCGGACCATCACGGCCAGGACCGTGGACAAGGAGCCGAAGTGGCGCCACACGGGACAGAAGCTGACCACCGGCTACCGGCCGCCCTGGTGA
- a CDS encoding DUF6893 family small protein, producing the protein MKKTIIGGAAAATAATALAAVVRLALPDLMRYLRIRRM; encoded by the coding sequence ATGAAGAAGACGATCATCGGTGGCGCGGCCGCCGCTACTGCCGCGACTGCGCTGGCCGCCGTCGTCAGGCTGGCCCTGCCGGACCTCATGCGCTATCTGCGCATCCGCAGGATGTGA
- a CDS encoding hydrogenase maturation nickel metallochaperone HypA/HybF, producing MHEMSIALAVVGQVEQAAAEAGGVTAVTSVRLQVGELAGVVPDALSFCFELACAGTVLEGAELVADSVPGRARCEPCADEWAVGMPPQLCCPMCGEATAELLSGRELQIVSVHWEDGQEHERAREPIFEEC from the coding sequence ATGCACGAGATGTCCATCGCGTTGGCTGTCGTCGGCCAGGTGGAGCAGGCGGCGGCCGAAGCAGGCGGCGTCACCGCGGTGACGTCCGTACGCCTCCAGGTCGGCGAGTTGGCCGGAGTGGTCCCCGACGCTCTCTCCTTCTGCTTCGAACTGGCCTGTGCCGGGACCGTTCTGGAAGGTGCCGAGCTGGTCGCGGACTCCGTGCCGGGTCGTGCCCGCTGCGAACCGTGCGCGGATGAATGGGCGGTCGGAATGCCGCCGCAACTGTGCTGTCCGATGTGCGGAGAGGCGACCGCCGAGCTGCTCTCGGGACGCGAACTGCAGATCGTCAGCGTGCACTGGGAGGACGGCCAGGAGCACGAACGGGCCCGTGAACCCATTTTCGAGGAGTGCTGA
- a CDS encoding transglycosylase SLT domain-containing protein produces MPAKGKHRRPKSSPITRGFVAAGAGGAALVLPVIGATTAGAAQPTAHPFTAEKAVAPTVAGTTPVAAKKALPTTYSVVVGDSLSKIARAHSLSGGWMRLYKDNRRAIGSNPSLIHTGLKLSVGKKAKVTPNTSAPDERASRSAQRSTLATNGAATAAKPATYSNNLDGWIRESLDVMAKHGIPGSYNGIHRNIMRESSGNPLAINNWDSNAVKGTPSKGLLQVIDPTFRAYHVPGTSMNSYDPVANITAACNYAAARYGSIDNVNGAY; encoded by the coding sequence ATGCCCGCAAAGGGTAAGCATCGCCGTCCCAAGTCCAGCCCGATCACTCGGGGTTTCGTCGCTGCGGGTGCGGGAGGTGCCGCACTCGTTCTGCCGGTGATCGGCGCGACCACTGCCGGCGCGGCACAGCCGACGGCGCATCCCTTCACAGCTGAAAAGGCTGTGGCGCCGACCGTCGCGGGCACCACGCCCGTCGCCGCGAAGAAGGCCCTGCCCACCACCTATTCCGTCGTTGTGGGCGACTCCCTTTCCAAGATCGCACGGGCACACTCCCTGAGCGGCGGCTGGATGCGGCTGTACAAGGACAACCGGCGGGCAATCGGTAGCAACCCTTCGCTGATTCACACGGGTCTCAAGCTGTCGGTCGGCAAAAAGGCCAAGGTGACCCCCAACACGTCTGCTCCGGACGAGCGGGCCAGCCGCTCCGCGCAGAGGAGCACGCTGGCCACCAATGGCGCCGCCACCGCCGCGAAGCCCGCGACCTATTCGAACAACCTCGACGGCTGGATCAGGGAGTCGCTGGACGTCATGGCCAAGCACGGCATCCCCGGCTCGTACAACGGCATCCACCGGAACATTATGCGCGAGTCCTCGGGCAACCCGCTGGCCATCAACAACTGGGACTCCAACGCCGTGAAGGGAACCCCGTCCAAGGGGCTCCTCCAGGTCATCGATCCGACGTTCCGTGCCTATCACGTGCCCGGTACGTCAATGAACAGCTACGACCCGGTCGCCAACATCACCGCCGCGTGCAACTACGCGGCCGCCAGGTACGGCTCGATCGACAATGTGAACGGCGCCTACTGA
- a CDS encoding DUF5947 family protein: MSAPQLRPQPPGPAGELRGLRRFLTERPPRQERCELCGVAVADNSHRHLVDTEKRALACACVPCSLLFERPGAAGGRFRAVPDRYLADPDHRLDDSAWEVLQIPVGVAFFFRNAALNRLVALYPSPAGATESELDPSAWQTVLGGSRLAALLEPDVEALLLRRVEGRAECYLVPIDICYELVGRMRLLWQGFDGGAEARTDLEAFFAHVGGRAQVVQGADRS, translated from the coding sequence GTGAGCGCGCCCCAGCTCCGGCCACAGCCTCCTGGGCCTGCCGGTGAACTGCGCGGCCTGCGACGGTTTCTGACCGAGCGGCCACCCCGGCAGGAGCGCTGCGAACTGTGCGGAGTGGCGGTGGCCGACAACAGCCACCGCCACCTGGTGGACACGGAGAAACGCGCACTTGCCTGCGCCTGCGTCCCGTGTTCCCTCCTGTTCGAGCGGCCCGGTGCCGCGGGCGGCCGCTTCCGGGCGGTGCCGGACCGCTATCTGGCCGACCCGGACCACCGCCTGGACGACAGCGCGTGGGAAGTTCTGCAGATCCCGGTCGGCGTTGCCTTCTTCTTCCGTAACGCGGCGCTCAACCGCCTGGTCGCGCTCTACCCGAGTCCCGCCGGCGCGACCGAGAGTGAACTCGACCCGTCGGCATGGCAGACCGTGCTGGGCGGCAGTCGACTGGCCGCGCTCCTCGAACCCGATGTGGAGGCGCTTCTGTTGCGCCGGGTGGAAGGCCGGGCCGAGTGCTACCTCGTCCCGATCGACATTTGTTACGAACTGGTGGGCCGCATGCGCCTGTTGTGGCAGGGCTTTGACGGCGGAGCCGAGGCCCGGACCGATCTGGAGGCCTTCTTCGCACATGTCGGCGGCCGCGCCCAAGTGGTGCAGGGGGCGGACCGGTCATGA
- a CDS encoding DUF6084 family protein: MTEFAFTCTGVRADQYAAGPTLVFRLRITASDNARVHALALRCQIRIEPARRGYAPAEADGLADLFGERSRWGSTLQPVQFAQVSHMVPSFTGETETDLAVPCTYDMDVAATRYFNALEAGEVSLLMLFSGTAFTGAGGFRVEPVPWDREAAFRMPVKVWQEMVEQHFPGCGWIRLPRDTMDALLAFRSRRAHPSWEAAVRALLAEAGTPDPQPVHALDRALLPRATGRTAR, from the coding sequence ATGACGGAGTTCGCCTTCACGTGTACGGGCGTACGGGCCGATCAGTACGCCGCCGGTCCGACACTCGTCTTCAGGCTGCGCATCACCGCGTCCGACAACGCCCGCGTGCACGCCCTGGCCCTGCGCTGCCAGATCCGTATCGAACCCGCGCGGCGCGGCTACGCTCCCGCGGAGGCCGACGGGCTGGCCGACCTCTTCGGAGAGCGCTCACGCTGGGGCAGCACGCTCCAGCCGGTTCAGTTCGCCCAGGTCTCGCACATGGTTCCCAGCTTCACGGGAGAGACGGAAACCGACCTCGCCGTCCCCTGCACGTACGACATGGACGTCGCCGCCACCCGGTATTTCAACGCCCTCGAGGCGGGCGAGGTGTCGCTGCTCATGCTGTTCTCCGGAACGGCATTCACCGGAGCAGGCGGCTTCCGCGTCGAACCCGTGCCGTGGGACCGGGAGGCGGCCTTCCGGATGCCGGTAAAGGTGTGGCAGGAGATGGTCGAGCAGCACTTCCCCGGCTGCGGCTGGATCCGGCTGCCGCGCGACACCATGGACGCGCTGCTCGCCTTCCGTTCGCGGCGGGCACATCCCTCCTGGGAGGCGGCCGTCCGGGCCCTGCTGGCCGAGGCCGGCACGCCGGACCCCCAGCCGGTCCACGCCCTGGACCGAGCGCTGCTGCCACGCGCTACCGGAAGGACGGCCCGTTGA
- a CDS encoding low affinity iron permease family protein encodes MTLQHPADRGGDKRTWFARLAEHASNFTSSPAFFGVCLALVALVVTAHAMKLPDEWLLLAGESMTAVTLLLLALLKNSERRAEHAIQRKLDAIAAALLEMQEKKPGQALENLRSAIRMEEET; translated from the coding sequence ATGACTCTTCAGCATCCCGCCGATCGCGGTGGCGACAAGCGCACATGGTTCGCCCGGTTGGCGGAGCACGCCTCGAACTTCACCAGCTCGCCGGCCTTTTTCGGAGTGTGCTTGGCCTTGGTGGCCCTCGTCGTCACTGCCCATGCCATGAAGCTTCCGGACGAGTGGCTGCTGCTCGCCGGAGAATCGATGACCGCCGTCACGCTGCTGCTTCTGGCCCTGCTCAAGAACTCGGAACGGAGAGCCGAGCACGCGATCCAGCGCAAGCTCGACGCCATCGCTGCCGCGCTGCTGGAGATGCAGGAGAAGAAGCCCGGCCAGGCACTCGAAAACCTCAGGAGCGCCATTCGTATGGAAGAGGAGACCTGA
- a CDS encoding enoyl-CoA hydratase-related protein produces the protein MHILLVATAFNSLTQRLHAELRDHGHTVSVELALHGESLADAVRRHEPQLVVAPILKTAIPREVWSAYTCLVVHPGPVGDRGPSSLDWAMHEDVGHWGVTVLQANAEMDAGDVWAAAACPMPPVAKSDLYRGEVSDAAVTAVMLAVERFATGTYTPRAQTGQGSGGTGRARPYLDQSVRRIDWASESTETIVRKLRAADSQPGVLDELLGGEWYLHGGHPEDELCGHPGELLATRAGAVCRATTDGAVWIPELRPRRRPGQPPTFKLPAVQALAGRLPSLPESPAPLRLDAHRRTWTDISYREERNVGILSFSFAGGAMSTTQCRRLLAAYQEACSRPTSVLVLGGSQVFSNGIHLNVIEAAEDPGAESWANINAIDDLVEAVLMTTDRLVVAAVGGHAAAGGAMLALAADEVWCRSGTVLNPHYRLMGLYGSEYWTYTLPRRVGSAVAGRLMRQALPVSGPSAQRLGLVERLVECTPQDFTAEVARLAGHLASLPAVQPRIAAKKAERDHQESLKPLAAFREEELAHMRRTFSDPAAPYHALRRAFVRKEKPLQTPPHLEVPVSATRVTDQLRSQARVTGPDAENSASAPDVC, from the coding sequence ATGCACATCCTGCTCGTCGCCACTGCGTTCAACAGCCTCACACAGCGACTCCACGCCGAACTGAGGGATCACGGTCACACCGTGTCGGTGGAACTCGCCCTGCACGGAGAGTCCTTGGCGGATGCCGTACGCCGTCATGAGCCGCAGCTCGTCGTCGCGCCGATACTGAAGACGGCGATCCCACGCGAGGTGTGGTCCGCGTACACGTGTCTCGTCGTCCACCCCGGCCCCGTCGGGGACCGCGGGCCTTCGTCCCTCGACTGGGCGATGCACGAGGACGTTGGCCACTGGGGTGTGACTGTCCTGCAGGCCAACGCGGAGATGGACGCGGGTGACGTGTGGGCCGCAGCCGCCTGCCCGATGCCGCCGGTGGCCAAGAGCGACCTGTACCGCGGCGAGGTGTCCGACGCGGCGGTGACTGCTGTGATGCTGGCGGTGGAACGGTTCGCCACCGGGACGTACACCCCTCGCGCGCAGACCGGCCAAGGCAGTGGAGGAACCGGCCGAGCCCGGCCGTATCTCGATCAGAGCGTCCGGCGGATCGACTGGGCGTCGGAGTCCACCGAAACGATCGTCCGCAAGCTGCGGGCCGCGGACTCGCAGCCCGGAGTGCTCGACGAACTGCTGGGCGGCGAGTGGTACTTGCACGGGGGCCACCCCGAGGACGAGCTGTGCGGGCACCCAGGCGAACTTCTGGCCACACGAGCCGGAGCTGTCTGCCGCGCGACGACGGACGGCGCCGTGTGGATTCCCGAGCTGCGGCCCCGGCGCAGGCCCGGGCAGCCCCCCACGTTCAAGCTGCCTGCCGTTCAGGCGCTTGCCGGCCGGCTGCCCTCCTTGCCGGAGAGCCCCGCGCCCTTGCGTCTGGACGCGCATCGCCGTACCTGGACGGACATCAGCTACAGGGAGGAGCGCAACGTCGGCATCCTCTCGTTCTCGTTCGCCGGCGGCGCGATGAGCACCACCCAGTGCCGTCGTCTGCTGGCGGCCTATCAGGAGGCCTGCTCGCGTCCCACGTCAGTGCTGGTGCTCGGCGGCAGCCAGGTCTTCTCCAACGGCATCCACCTCAACGTCATCGAGGCGGCCGAAGACCCCGGTGCGGAGTCCTGGGCCAACATCAACGCCATCGACGACCTGGTCGAGGCCGTCCTGATGACCACGGACCGGCTGGTGGTCGCTGCCGTCGGCGGACATGCCGCCGCGGGCGGGGCGATGCTCGCACTGGCAGCGGACGAGGTGTGGTGCAGATCGGGCACCGTGCTGAATCCGCACTACCGGCTGATGGGCCTGTACGGCTCGGAGTACTGGACGTACACGCTGCCTCGCCGCGTCGGTTCGGCGGTGGCAGGGCGTCTGATGCGTCAGGCCCTGCCTGTGAGCGGGCCGTCCGCGCAGCGACTGGGCCTCGTCGAGCGACTGGTCGAGTGCACCCCGCAGGACTTCACCGCAGAGGTCGCCCGGCTCGCCGGGCACCTCGCTTCCCTCCCCGCGGTGCAGCCGCGGATCGCTGCGAAGAAGGCCGAGCGGGACCACCAGGAGAGTCTCAAGCCGCTCGCCGCCTTCCGGGAGGAGGAGCTGGCCCATATGCGGCGGACCTTCTCCGACCCGGCCGCCCCCTACCACGCTTTGCGCCGCGCGTTCGTCCGCAAGGAGAAGCCGCTGCAAACACCGCCGCATCTGGAGGTTCCGGTGTCTGCAACACGCGTGACGGATCAGCTCCGGTCCCAGGCCCGTGTCACCGGACCGGACGCCGAAAACTCGGCTTCAGCACCGGATGTCTGTTAA
- a CDS encoding hydrogenase maturation protease: MTRPERNNDRILVAGVGNIFLGDDGFGVETVRRLAAEQLPEHAEVVDIGVRGVHLAYQLLDGYDTLVLVDATARGGEPGTVYLIEADGAGGIEPRNALLDGHRMSPDAVLALLETLCAGTGARPPRRILVVGCEPAGVEEGIGLSPAVGAAVPEAVRLIMGLLRDGEQESSAPPAAVGEAAK, encoded by the coding sequence ATGACACGTCCTGAGCGGAACAACGACCGGATTCTGGTCGCCGGGGTCGGAAACATCTTCCTCGGCGACGACGGCTTCGGCGTCGAGACCGTGCGCAGGCTGGCCGCGGAACAGCTGCCGGAGCACGCCGAGGTCGTGGACATCGGCGTACGGGGCGTGCACCTGGCGTATCAGCTTCTCGACGGCTACGACACGCTCGTCCTGGTCGATGCCACGGCGCGCGGCGGCGAACCCGGCACGGTGTATCTGATCGAAGCCGACGGCGCGGGCGGCATCGAGCCCCGGAACGCGCTGCTGGACGGTCACCGCATGTCCCCCGACGCGGTCCTGGCTCTCCTGGAGACCCTCTGCGCCGGCACCGGCGCGCGGCCGCCGCGGCGCATCCTGGTAGTGGGATGCGAACCCGCCGGTGTGGAGGAAGGCATCGGTCTCAGTCCCGCCGTGGGCGCCGCGGTGCCGGAGGCCGTACGGCTGATCATGGGCTTGCTGCGGGACGGCGAGCAGGAATCGTCCGCGCCACCGGCTGCGGTCGGCGAGGCTGCGAAGTGA
- a CDS encoding nickel-dependent hydrogenase large subunit translates to MAPKTKAAGDGSGLVEMAWDPITRIVGSLGIHTKIDFKQKRVAECYSTSSVFRGYSVFMRGKDPRDAHFITSRICGICGDNHATCSVYTQNMAYGVKPPHLAEWIINLGESAEYMFDHNIFQENLVGVDYCEKMVRETNPGVLELAERTEAPHAGDHGYRTIADIMRSLNPIEGEFYREALQVSRYTREMFCLMEGRHVHPSTLYPGGVGTIASVQLFTDYLSRLMRYVEFMKRVVPLHDDLFDFFYEALPGYEEVGRRRVLLGCWGALNDPEYCDFTYANMTDWGRKMFVTPGVIVDGKLVTNDLTEINLGIRILLGSSYYDDWQGQEQFVTHDPLGNPVDPRHPWNQHTIPAPQKRDFNDKYSWVMSPRWFDGKDYLPLDTGGGPLARLWSTALSGLVDVGYVKATGNSVVINLPRTMTKPETTFEWKIPRWSNALERNRARTYFQAYAAAIALHCAEKGLDEVRAGRTQTWEKFEVPDQSIGCGFTEAVRGVLSHHMVIRDGKIANYHPYPPTPWNASTRDSYGTPGPYEDAVQNTPIFEENSPENFKGIDIMRTVRSFDPCLPCGVHMYVGGGKTVKSMHVPTGLSGLSG, encoded by the coding sequence ATGGCACCGAAGACGAAGGCGGCCGGCGACGGCAGTGGCCTGGTGGAAATGGCCTGGGATCCGATCACCCGGATCGTGGGCAGTCTCGGCATCCACACAAAGATCGACTTCAAGCAGAAGCGGGTCGCGGAGTGCTACAGCACCTCGTCGGTCTTCCGCGGCTACAGCGTCTTCATGCGCGGCAAGGACCCCCGGGACGCACACTTCATCACCAGCCGCATCTGCGGGATCTGCGGCGACAACCACGCCACGTGTTCGGTGTACACCCAGAACATGGCCTACGGGGTGAAGCCTCCGCACCTGGCTGAGTGGATCATCAACCTCGGCGAGTCCGCCGAGTACATGTTCGACCACAACATCTTCCAGGAGAACCTGGTCGGGGTCGACTACTGCGAAAAGATGGTCCGCGAGACCAACCCCGGCGTCCTTGAGCTCGCCGAGCGCACCGAGGCGCCGCACGCCGGGGACCACGGCTACCGCACCATCGCCGACATCATGCGGTCACTCAACCCCATCGAAGGCGAGTTCTACCGGGAAGCCCTCCAGGTGAGCCGCTACACCCGGGAGATGTTCTGCCTCATGGAGGGCCGCCATGTGCACCCCTCCACGCTCTACCCCGGCGGAGTCGGCACGATTGCCTCCGTTCAGCTCTTCACGGACTACCTCAGCCGCCTCATGCGCTACGTGGAGTTCATGAAGCGAGTCGTCCCCCTGCACGACGACCTGTTCGACTTCTTCTACGAGGCTCTGCCCGGGTACGAGGAAGTCGGCCGCCGACGGGTGCTGCTCGGCTGCTGGGGCGCCCTCAACGACCCCGAGTACTGCGACTTCACCTACGCCAATATGACCGACTGGGGACGGAAGATGTTCGTCACCCCCGGCGTCATCGTCGACGGCAAGCTCGTCACCAACGACCTTACCGAGATCAACCTCGGCATCCGCATCCTGCTGGGCAGTTCGTACTACGACGACTGGCAGGGCCAGGAGCAGTTCGTCACCCACGACCCGCTCGGCAACCCCGTCGACCCGCGCCACCCGTGGAACCAGCACACCATCCCGGCCCCTCAGAAGCGGGACTTCAACGACAAGTACAGCTGGGTGATGTCCCCCCGCTGGTTCGACGGCAAGGACTACCTGCCGCTCGACACCGGCGGTGGCCCCCTCGCCCGCCTGTGGTCCACGGCGCTGTCCGGGCTCGTCGACGTCGGCTATGTCAAGGCCACCGGCAACAGCGTCGTCATCAACCTGCCGCGCACGATGACCAAGCCCGAGACCACCTTCGAGTGGAAGATCCCGCGCTGGAGCAACGCGCTGGAACGAAACCGTGCCCGCACCTACTTCCAGGCCTACGCTGCGGCCATCGCCCTGCACTGCGCCGAGAAGGGCCTGGACGAAGTGCGTGCCGGCCGCACCCAGACCTGGGAGAAGTTCGAGGTGCCGGACCAGTCCATCGGCTGCGGCTTCACCGAGGCCGTACGCGGTGTCCTCTCCCACCACATGGTCATCCGGGACGGGAAGATCGCCAACTACCATCCGTACCCGCCGACTCCGTGGAACGCCAGCACGCGCGACTCCTACGGCACGCCCGGCCCGTACGAGGACGCCGTGCAGAACACGCCGATCTTCGAGGAGAACTCCCCGGAGAACTTCAAGGGCATCGACATCATGCGCACGGTGCGCAGCTTCGACCCCTGCCTGCCCTGCGGCGTTCACATGTACGTCGGCGGCGGAAAGACCGTGAAGTCGATGCACGTGCCCACCGGCCTGAGCGGCCTTTCCGGATGA